The window attcacaatattcggagtgcttttatcatattcttgcttgttcttcgactgcgtgcaggaatagaccttcgtggtcaggctgattgtgcttccagcatcgccagtaacctcaggagattggtttagcgatttctaaggcgcaacgtcatgcatgtttgtagtcggatcgtcaaagtcgactccactaAATCGATAGatatcatctcatcgaaatattGGGACACCCATGCCtctataagaagaagaagaagaaatggcTAGGTAAtttaaaaatgtaaaaaaaaacttTTTACGGGCTTACTAGAATACTTCCAAACCCAAAAGGTGTCTTCAACATCTTTGGATGAAGTTGAATTCAAATTGAAGGTATAAACTAGAGCTATGAGTAGATGGAGATTTAAATTTAGGAAGTTTATATGGGAGTCTAAGAATGTGATAAGACCCATATGTGCAAAGTTGTGTAGCAATTGAAGTTTGAATTTGAAAAGATTGAAATCCTTTGCAAAATGGATTGGAAAAGCCAAGGTTTAAAATAGTTGGGGATCTTgagcaaaaaaaataaaatgattGGTACTTTTAAAATGTCACACATTATTTAATGGAGCCAAAACCTTGATGATGACATGAAGTGCAGTGACCATCAAATAAAAACAATAATGTGATATGTGGTTTGCTACATTTGGGATGTTCCACGGACCACAAGATCAACCACCACTATGTAGCTGGTTAGTCAGCACCTTTATAAAAATCTTAAAGCTTGCAATTAGGACACAAATTGGTTGATATTGTTGGATCCGACTAGCATCCTTAGTCTTGGGAAGCAAAATTACTTCTCCAAAGTTTAAATGGATGATTTCAGGTTCTTTTGTATGCAGTTGGTTGAACTACTATAACATATCCACCTTCATTACATCCCAAAAAAACATTGATTAAATCGGCTAGAAAGCCATCTGACCCCGGGAGCATTACTCTATTCCATATGAAAAACCACACCTCAAGCTTTCTCTTCGGAGAAATAAGCTATTAAAAACCCAGTTTCCGCCTTCGAGACCTGAGTGGTATCAACTATTATGGACTCATCCAGAAAAAATGCTCTCTACTGGTGGTACAAAAATATATTTGTAATACTGAGTGATAGAATCTTTGATTGGACTGGCGCCACCATGGCCCATCCTAGTCAAGCATGAAGATACATTTCTTCCGTTGTTTTCCATTGGCTAACATATGGAATTATTCAGTATTTTCATCTGAATTGGCTAACTTATGGAGTGTTCATACCATAAATGTATTCTTGATTCAAAAGGTAGGCAATATGGTTGTTTAATTTGCTTTTTTACTCAATCTCAAGAGCAGATAAAGGCCTCCTCTCTGCGGTCTTATTGGGTTGTCAATCGAGGAGGACAAACCTCAACTTTTCTTTTGTAGACCAACAATGTGTTAAGCCCATCCATGATAGACATCCTCTCATTGCCACATTCATAGCTTCAAAATCATTACAGTTTTTTCTATAGAAGTACCATGACTCAGCTCCTCTTGAAATTTCTGCGAGGGAGACTTCGAACTGAGTGCTCTGATGGATTATTTCTTGCCTCACATCGTTCAGATACCTTGGTTTAGTCTGTCTAATAAATCATATTATAGAGGGGTAAAATTTCTTGTGAAAAAAGACAAAATACTTAGCCATTTTTATTGGTTATCAAGAAGTTTTTAGAAGAGGTACCTAGGGCTTTCTAAACAGAGGAATGCAACTGGTCcccgcaagagagagagagagagagatgaatgcaATTTGGGAGAATTGGAAATGGAGAGAAAGTAAATATTTGGGAGGACCACTGGATTCCATCCAGCCCATCAAGGAAAAGAAAAGATCAAGTGTACTTATTACAAAAGTGAACGAGCTGATCGACCTTGCAACGGATTATTGGGATGAAGAACTACTCTAGGACACTTTTGATCCAGTTAGCATTGGTCGTATTCTCCAAATTCCTTGAGTTCCAATTCTTTTGACTAGTTATGAATATTTGGTCATTTCTCAGTCAGATTGGCATATCATTATAGAGTGGAAATATCAGTTCCAGAATAGAGTTATGCCAATGTTCGGTCCATCGGCACCAAACCCAGTTTGTTCTATTATGTGAAAGTTGAGGTTACCAGGAAAAACATTGTGGGAGGGCACTGCATGGCATACTACCTCTAAAATATATTCTGGTTAATAGACATACTGGGGATGATGGCCAATGTCATATTTACTCACAGGGAGCCGAGGATGTGTTGCTTTGTTGTTGGGATGTGCTTGTGGTGTAGACATGTGGCGCTTGTTGGGCCTCTCCCAAGTTATTACTAATGTTATGCAGGTAGACATACCGGTCTCTGTGATCCTTCAACATATTCTACGGCTGCATGAATCTTGCATGCCTAATCTGCCACATGTAGGACTTAAGGGAGGGATTGGAGCAACATGCTGGTACCTGTAGTGGTTACGGCCACAACAAATGCATCATGATCCGACTCTGTTTATTGCTAGGGGAGCTATGGTTGTGTGTGCGCTCTGTCTTAATTACCAGAGAGTCATAACCTCCAAGAATGGGGCGATTGACCGACTAGGACAAAAAGTGGAAGAAATCGACCAATGGAGTCATTAAAGTTAACATGGATGTGTCATTTCATGCCAAAGAAGGTAAAGGATCTGCTAGTGCAGTTAAGAGAGATAGCCATGGAGTTTTTCTTGAGGCATCTTGCTCTCTGTTATCTTATATTACTAGCGCACATACAACGGAAATATTGGTGAGGAAACATGGCCTTCTCCTCGCAAACAATTTGGGTTTTCTCTCTATACAAATTGAATCAGATGCAGTTGAAGTGGTCAATGCATGTGTTGGACAAGACAAGATCTAGACCGAGGCTTCATAAATTATGTGTAATGTTTCATCACGACAAGGATGATAGGATCGGTGGAGTTTACGCATTCTGTCCGGGAAGCTACCAAGGTAGGCCATAGATTAGCAAAGTTTTTTTAAACACCACATGTAATTGAGTCGATGAACCTCCGAACTGCCTTATTGACGCGCTTGGAAATGATGTAACTATATTGGCGAATCAATAAAGCTTGCCATGATGGCGTTTCCTAACAAAAAAGTTGTAGTGGTTTCCTATCCTAAAGTATGCATTGTGTCCGGGAAGCTAATGGGGTAGGCCATAGTTTAGCAAAGTTATTTCTTTAAAAAAACATATAGTATAAATTGAGCAAAGTTTGCTTATGATAATAATGTTTCATGCAATTGAGTTGATGAACCTCCGAACTTTCTTATTGATGCGCTTGCAAATGATGTAACTATGTTGGCGAATCAATAAAGTTTGGCATGTTGgtgtttccctcaaaaaaaagagcaAAGTTTGCTTATGATAATAATGTTTCGTGTAATCGAACTTCCTTATCGATGCTTTTGCAAAGCGTACCTTGTCTAATGTTTCCTAAAAAAAGAACTGTCGTGGTGGTTTTCTCTATCCTAAGGTAAAAGTGATGGCATATCCTCGGAAGGTAAAAAGAAAATTCCAACCAAATGCATTGTGTCCGGGAAGCTAATGGGGTAGGCCATACTTTAGCAAAGTTATTTCTTTAAAAAAACATATAGTATAAATTGATCAAAGTTTGCTTATGATAATAATGTTTCATGCAATTGAGTAGATGAACCTCCGAACTTTCTTATTGATGCGCCTGCAAATGATGTAACTATATTGGCGAATCAATAAAGTTTGGTATGTTGgtgtttccctcaaaaaaaagagcaAAGTTTTCTTATGATAATAATGTTTCGTGTAATCGAACTTCCTTATCGATGCTTTTGCAAAGCGTACCTTGTCTGATGTTTTCTAAAAAAAAGAATTGTCGTGGTGGTTTTCTCTATCCTAAGGTAAAAGTGATGGCATTTCCTCGGAAGGTAAAAAAGAAAATTCCAACCAAATGCATTGTGTCCGGGAAGCTAATGGGGTAGGCCATAGTTTAGCAAAGTTATTTCTTAAAAAAACCATATAGTATAAATTGAGCAAAGTTTGCTTATGATAATAATGTTTCATGCAATTGAGTTGATGAACCTCCGAACTTTCTTATTGATGCGCTTGCAAATGATGTAACTATGTTGGCGAATCAATAAAGTTTGTCATGTTGgtgtttccctcaaaaaaaaagagcaaagTTTGCTTATGATAATAATAATATTTCGTGTATCGAGCTTCCTTATCGATGCTTTTGCAAAGCGTATCATTGTTTGGTGTTTCCTAAAAAAACAAAACTGTTGCAGTGGTTTTCTCTATCCTAAGGTAAAAGTGATGGCATTTCCTCGGAAGGTAAAAAGAAAATTCCAACCAAATGCATTGTGTCCGGGAAGCTAATGGGGTAGGCCATAATTTAGCAAagttatttctttaaaaaaaacatATAGTATAAATTGAGCAAAGTTTGCTTATGATAATAATGTTTCATGCAATTGNNNNNNNNNNTCGATGCTTTTGCAAAGCGTACCTTGTCTAATGTTTCCTAAAAAAAGAATTGTCGTGGTGGTTTTCTCTATCTTAAGGTAAAAGTGATGGCATATCCTCGGAAGGTAAAAAGAAAATTCCAACCAAATGCATTGTGTCCGGGAAGCTAATGGGGTAGGCCATAGTTTAGCAAagttatttctttaaaaaaaacatATAGTACAAATTGAGCAAAGTTTGCTTATGATAATAATGTTTCATGCAATTGAGTTGATGAACCTCCGAACTTTCTTATTGATGCGCTTGCAAATGATGTAACTATATTGGCGAATCAATAAAGTTTGGTATGTTGgtgtttccctcaaaaaaaagagcaAAGTTTGCTTATGATAATAATGTTTCGTGTAATCGAACTTCCTTATCGATGCTTTTGCAAAGCGTACCTTGTCTAATGTTTCCTAAAAAAAAGAACTGTCGTGGTGGTTTTCTCTGTCCTAAGGTAAAAGTGATGGCATTTCCTCGGAAGGTAAAAAAGAAAATTCCAACCAAATGCATTGTGTCCGGGAAGCTAATGGGGTAGGCCATAGTTTAGCAAAGTTATTTCTTAAAAAAAACCATATAGTATAAATTGAGCAAAGTTTGCTTATGATAATAATGTTTCATGCAATTGAGTAGATGAACCTCCGAACTTTCTTATTGATGCGCCTGCAAATGATGTAACTATATTGGCGAATCAATAAAGTTTGGTATGTTGgtgtttccctcaaaaaaaaagagcaaagTTTGCTTATGATAATAATGTTTCGTGTAATCGAACTTCCTTATCGATGCTTTTGCAAAGCGTACCTTGTCTGATGTTTCCTAAAAAAAAAGAATTGTCGTGGTGGTTTTCTCTATCCTAAGGTAAAAGTGATGGCATTTCCTCGGAAGGTAAAAAAGAAAATTCCAACCAAATGCATTGTGTCCGGGAAGCTAATGGGGTAGGCCATAGTTTAGCAAAGTTATTTCTTAAAAAAAACCATATAGTATAAATTGAGCAAAGTTTGCTTATGATAATAATGTTTCATGCAATTGAGTTGATGAACCTCCGAACTTTCTTATTGATGCGCTTGCAAATGATGTAACTATGTTGGCGAATCAATAAAGTTTGTCATGTTGgtgtttccctcaaaaaaaagagcaAAGTTTGCTTATGATAATAATAATATTTCGTGTATCGAGCTTCCTTATCGATGCTTTTGCAAAGCGTATCTTTGTTTGGTGTTTCCTAAAAAAACAAAACTGTTGTAGTGGTTTTCTCTATCCTAAGGTAAAAGTGATGGCATTTCCTCGGAAGGTAAAAAGAAAATTCCAACCAAATGCATTGTGTCCGGGAAGCTAATGGGGTAGGCCATAATTTAGCAAagttatttctttaaaaaaaacatATAGTATAAATTGAGCAAAGTTTGCTTATGATAATAATGTTTCATGCAATTGAGTTGATGAACCTCCGAACTTTCTTATTGATGCGCTTGCAAATGATGTAACTATGTTGGCGAATCAATAAAGTTTGGCATGTTGgtgtttccctcaaaaaaaacagCAAAGTTTGCTTATGATAATAATGTTTCGTGTAATCGAACTTCCTTATCGATGCTTTTGCAAAGCGTACCTTGTCTAATGTTTCCTAAAAAAAGAATTGTCGTGGTGGTTTTCTCTATCTTAAGGTAAAAGTGATGGCATATCCTCGGAAGGTAAAAAGAAAATTCCAACCAAATGCATTGTGTCCGGGAAGCTAATGGGGTAGGCCATAGTTTAGCAAAGTTATTTCTTTAAAAAAACATATAGTACAAATTGAGCAAAGTTTGCTTATGATAATAATGTTTCATGCAATTGAGTTGATGAACCTCCGAACTTTCTTATTGATGCGCTTGCAAATGATGTAACTATATTGGCGAATCAATAAAGTTTGGTATGTTGgtgtttccctcaaaaaaaagagcaAAGTTTGCTTATGATAATAATGTTTCGTGTAATCGAACTTCCTTATCGATGCTTTTGCAAAGCGTACCTTGTCTAATGTTTCCTAAAAAAAAAGAACTGTCGTGGTGGTTTTCTCTGTCCTAAGGTAAAAGTGACGGCATTTCCTCGGAAGGTAAAAAAGAAAACTCCAACCAAATGCATTGTGTCCGGGAAGCTAATGGGGTAGGCCATAGTTTAGCAAAGTTATTTCTTAAAAAAAACCATATAGTATAAATTGAGCAAAGTTTGCTTATGATAATAATGTTTCATGCAATTGAGTTGATGAACCTCCGAACTTTCTTATTGATGCGCTTGCAAATGATGTAACTATGTTGGCGAATCAATAAAGTTTGTCATGTTGgtgtttccctcaaaaaaaagagtaaAGTTTGCTTATGATAATAATAATATTTCGTGTATCGAGCTTCCTTATCGATGCTTTTGCAAAGCGTATCTTTGTTTGGTGTTTCCTAAAAAAAACAAAACTGTTGTAGTGGTTTTCTCTATCCTAAGGTAAAAGTGATGGCATTTCCTCGGAAGGTAAAAAGAAAATTCCAACCAAATGCATTGTGTCCGGGAAGCTACTGGGGTAGGCCATAGTTTAGCAAAGTTATTTCTTTAAAAAACCCATATAGTATAAATTGAGCAAAGTTTGCTTATGATAATAATGTTTCATGCAATTGAGTTGATGAACCTCCGAACTTTCTTATTGATGCGCTTGCAAATGATGTAACTATGTTGGCGAATCAATAAAGTTTGTCATGTTGgtgtttccctcaaaaaaaaagagcaaagTTTGCTTATGATAATAATAATATTTCGTGTATCGAGCTTCCTTATCGATGCTTTTGCAAAGCGTATCTTTGTTTGGTGTTTCCTAAAAAAAACAGAACTGTTGTAGTGGTTTTCTCTATCCTAAGGTAAAAGTGATGGCATTTCCTCGGAAGGTAAAAAGAAAATCCCAACCAAATGCACCAGCCGGGAATCAAACCCAGGTTTGTACCGTGGCAGGGTACTATTCTACCACTAGACCGCTGGTGCTTGATGCTGTTATTACCGATATATAGCTCTTTTGATAAAAATCCAGTCTTCACAATCAGGATCACTCTGCACGAAGTGGAACATTGCACTAGGTTTGACACCAGGATTACTCGGTACATCCAAACCCGTAGGCGAAATGAAGGACACTACCAATTCAAACTTTTTGTTTGCGGGGAATTCAAATCCATAAGCAGTAAGTTAATTGAATTGATGTTCGATGTTCACACTGATAAATCTTACAGACTTAGCTGTCCGACCAAACAGATCTCCTGCGTggtcccaaaagaaaagaaaaaaaggctgCGGCTTTAGCATAAATTCTCGGTAGTACCATCTTAGCAACATTTCCCCAGTCAAGCTTTGGTGAGAGGGATGAAGCCGTGCCTGATAGCAGCCGACCATGCCTTCTCAGAGTCCATCATGTGGTCACCGCACTCGTGCTCGCTCCACCCTTCCAGGACATGAAGTATTCCGGCGATATGCCACGCGCTCATCACCCTTCTCGGCAACCAGTTCTGTAGAGGAACCAaatacacaaacacacacacacatatatatatatatatatatatatatatatatatatatatattcagtgATGGTCACCCGCCAAAAAAACGAGTGCTGGTCGCGAATCGGTGGTGGTTTTACCTCGCAGGAGTGGATGTTCTGCATAGTGTCCGGGATCTTCATCGCCGGAGTGCTCAAGTAAGTGCAGTCCTTGCGGACTTTCTTAAGGGGGAACTGCGATATTGGAACGAACACTGTTCCTTTTGGTGCCATCCTCTGTTCTTTGTCGTCGATCCTCTCTACTAGCCAAATCTGCCATAAACTGAAACATCAATACAAGCTACTTCCAAGACGGTTAGTACAAGAATCTGCTGGAGCATTTTCTCCTGCCCATTTCCACTATGGTTCAAGTCTGGACAATCATAGTGACTGTGACTCCATGATAGGGCTAATTTCAATGTTTTATTGATCACCATATCCCTTTTTGCAGAAAAATATATATCACATAGCACTTATTCAGGGCAACTGTTTTCAACACTAAAATGGTTACTGAGAACATGTTCGGGAGTTGGTCATACTATGGTGCACCGATACTACTTTTAGGTATATGCCAACAACTTTCTTCTCAAGGACACATATATATGATTAAACCATGATTTAGTTCTACACTCGACAATGTAATACAGTACTTTCCAGGAAACTTTTCATTGATCAACATTAACTTTTACCTTGGTTATGTCATTGCTGGAGCACTTCAAGTAGCTTGCTCTGTTCTCTGGCATCTGTGACTTGAGCATGTCATACTCTTTCTTACGATTCATGATCACCTGGGTAGAAAATGTTTCCATGAAAATATTCTACAAAACTATTTACCCATAAAAGTAGAGACATGGTTGCAAGAAGATATAGATATACCTGGATGCCCTTGCCACATAAAGCCATAGCAACGGCACGGGCTATCTTACAAGTCCCTGTATGAAGAAAAACTTGCTTTGCATCTGAAGGGATGCTTTTTAGGACAACTCCAATTGCTAAGCCACTTCCATCAACAATTCGAACTCCTAATTTTGGGTATTTTTGTCTAAATAGTTCACCATTCCCATTGAGCTGTTTTGCCTaaagggaaaaaaagagagaatCAAGTCAATTCTCATTATCAATACAAAGTACTAATCCCTTATTAGATGAATGAAGAAAGTATCAAGGGATTAGAGCACATATTACTGTACATTTCTCTGTACTATTTAATTTTATTATGATATTTTACGATTTTTCTGTCTTCACCATGCTCACATACACTGTGTACCTCGGCAATATGAGTTTTTGAAGTAAGGATTAGTTACCTGATTTAGTAGCCCTAGACTGAGCACCTTAACCCCTCTTACATCAGCATCCAATATCGCCTTTTCAATTAAGTCATTGATCGATTCTCTATCCCATGTCAGACCATACTGCAGGAAGAAATAAAACAGTTAAGCAACTTGCAACCATCAGATAAACGCATAAATGGCCAGGGGAGTTGGTTACTTGGAAGTTGTATCTCGGTACAACCCATGTttgcatcttcatcttcttcagtttGATTCTCTCGACCACGAATGCAGATGACCCATAAATCCATGCTACAACCATTGACAGCCATGCCAAGGGCCACAGCGTCCACATATACCACTCCGAGTTATCGGATGGTTTGGATGCTATGGAGGCGAATCCAACCCTTAGATGATAAGCCGATTGCAAGTTAGTCATATGTGTGAGATGAACAAGGTCAGGTGTCTCCTCTGTTCCTTTCAGTGAGTTCTCATACAGCTCGTCAGATGCCTTGTCCATAGTGCTGTATATGTAGTCATAAAATGGCATGAACAGTGAATAGTTTGTGCGGAACTGTGTGTGGTGAAGAGAATGAAACCTGCATAAGAAACCAGCAAAAGATTGTTATGTTGATTTCAGTGAAGTTTAGAAATTCTCTGAACTCCAAGTATCGTCATTTTTTTGGGTTAATGCCTGGCCTAGGTTGTGGGATTTATGTTAAAGGTCTGCACTTACGATGGGGTGTACATGAGGTACTTGAGAGGAGGAAAGACTTGGAACATCCATTTTGGCACCAACTCAAAATTACAGTGCCCCATGTTGTTCATGAAGTCGATGTAAACGATATACAACACAAATACAAGGGCGGAGCCATTTCCCATGTAAACTGTGGACAACATCGGGATTGCAAAGAGCGTGAAATAGACGATGTGTTCGCCAAAAGGATGGATGACAGCTGCAATACAGAGATATATTAGAAACCAAGAGAAAATTATTTACATGCTTGTTGAAACAGATGTAATTATGCAAACACACCTCTTAGCTCTTACATTATTGGTTAGAAAACACACAACCTTTTTACTGTAATAAAAATTAGGATTACTACATCATGCATTACGTTCAAAATAACCAAGTCCCCTAAAGAAACAAGTCTTCAGCAATAGAATGGAAATAGGATAATTTTGACACATTAACAGTGGATTAAACTGCCCCGTTCTTAGGACCAAGTTATGACCTATGGGAGAAAACATGTTTAACACCATCCAACGATCCTAAAGACATAGGGAGCAAACAACCCTTTTTTGTCCCTTCAACTATTTCTACATTTAAGATTTGGTCTCTGATTTCAATAATAGACAGTTTTTACCCTAATTGTCAAAAGCAAACAAATTTGAACTGATATCCAAGTGACAAGCCCCATAAGCACACacaccaaaaaaaggaaaaaacatagAAAACAACTCGGGGATTTTTTAAAAAACATAGGTGAAGTCAAAAATTGTGAGAGAAAATAACCTCTGAATGAAAAAAATCATTCTTTAAAAGTTAGTTAAAATGTGAAAACTATGCAGAAGTGGTTGCATACTTAATGTACCCCCACTCCCCAACTCCCCTCAGATTTTTTCATTCAAAGGTTATTTTCTCTCACAATTCTGCAGGGGCCATGTACCCCCACTCCCCCAGCCACAAAATGTCTAAAGAATTTTCTTTTGGAGGTGCTTAATTAGAAAAAGTATAGTCATCGACCCCCTGAGAGATTGTTGTATTTGCCTTTCGCCCCTCCAATGTTTCCTGCCTAGCTCCGCCGGTGAAAAACACCTTGTTGATCATTGGCCATTCTCATTGCCAACTGATTAACTAAGCTCACTGACTAAATTTACAAAACTTCAAATGTTTAGGGTTTAAGAGGTCTGGTATGAAAGTCGAGGGACCAAATCTAGAATCGGCCACTGGTTAATAACAGACCAAAATTGGTTTCCCCAAAAAAAGAAGACCACACAAACCTATATGTTGAATTCTCTTCTCTTAACAACTGGCTTTCTCCTTTTCGAAAAAACAACTGGCTTTCTTTGGAGGACGTTTCGGTCCGCCTTTCATTTGGTCCGTCGATAAGCTTTGGCCAAAATTAATTGCTGCGTTTGATTGGGCGTGGCCTCTGCCGCCCGCATTGCAGGCAGTCACATGCCATGTTCGTTCCCTGGCAGTGGCAGCAGTTGTGGGCCGGGCCGTGGTTTAAAGCTGCGCGTACAGTGTGTACCGTGCTACTGTAGGTCAGACGCTGCGGTACATGTACCCATCCAGTGGTCCAGTCGAAGCCAGCCCCTTTCGTTGAAAGAGAGACGGCGCGCATGGGCCCAGACGGGCTGCTGATTCATGAATCATGAGAGAGCATAGATGGCGCACGGCAGGACATTACTGTGGATTGTGGAACCAGGGCTGGACACTTGTGGTAAGTAGTAGGGGTGGTAAAGTTTGCTTGTATGGAACTGATAAATGGTCCTTTGTCAGGGTCACATGTTTACTGTTCTTGTAGTAGTAAATTCTTCCCGTACGATCTGTGGTACTCGACGGGCTAGTTAAATTATTGGTCCAAGGAACGCCACACGATGAACGTAGCAAGTGTACTATTATATGTAACTAAAGACCTGAGCAGCAATATATATATACGTATATATAAACTCATGCAGGTAATtagatatatatagagagagagagaattggGCTTACAGGTGATGGGCTCGGTGACGATGGAGGCGTGGTGGTGGGAGTGGTAGCGCGAGTAGAGGAAGTGGTGGTGCAGCGCGCGGTGGAACCAGTAGTAGAGGAACTCCACGGGCCCCGCGTGCAGCAGCGCCGTCGCCACCGCCCCGTCCGTCCGCCACAGCGGGAACCTCCGCACGCTCGGCATCGCCAGGTACCCCACGTAGAAGAGCAGCCCGTTGAAGACGATCTGGTCGTCCCACCCGCGCTCGCGGTCCACCTGGTCGAACTCGATGCCGCGGTCGACGATGCGGTGCTTGCTGCGCGCGGTCTGGTAGCGGGACAGGCTGATCCAGATCTGGTTGTGGATCATCCGCAGCGCCAGGGACGGCAGGATCAGCGAGTAGGCCAGGTCGATGTCGCCCCACCCCTTGTTCATCACCCGGTACGC is drawn from Triticum dicoccoides isolate Atlit2015 ecotype Zavitan chromosome 6B, WEW_v2.0, whole genome shotgun sequence and contains these coding sequences:
- the LOC119321193 gene encoding very-long-chain aldehyde decarbonylase GL1-4 — encoded protein: MATRPGPLTEWPWQRMGNFKYLVMAPVVVHGAYRVMNKGWGDIDLAYSLILPSLALRMIHNQIWISLSRYQTARSKHRIVDRGIEFDQVDRERGWDDQIVFNGLLFYVGYLAMPSVRRFPLWRTDGAVATALLHAGPVEFLYYWFHRALHHHFLYSRYHSHHHASIVTEPITSVIHPFGEHIVYFTLFAIPMLSTVYMGNGSALVFVLYIVYIDFMNNMGHCNFELVPKWMFQVFPPLKYLMYTPSFHSLHHTQFRTNYSLFMPFYDYIYSTMDKASDELYENSLKGTEETPDLVHLTHMTNLQSAYHLRVGFASIASKPSDNSEWYMWTLWPLAWLSMVVAWIYGSSAFVVERIKLKKMKMQTWVVPRYNFQYGLTWDRESINDLIEKAILDADVRGVKVLSLGLLNQAKQLNGNGELFRQKYPKLGVRIVDGSGLAIGVVLKSIPSDAKQVFLHTGTCKIARAVAMALCGKGIQVIMNRKKEYDMLKSQMPENRASYLKCSSNDITKIWLVERIDDKEQRMAPKGTVFVPISQFPLKKVRKDCTYLSTPAMKIPDTMQNIHSCENWLPRRVMSAWHIAGILHVLEGWSEHECGDHMMDSEKAWSAAIRHGFIPLTKA